In the Drosophila busckii strain San Diego stock center, stock number 13000-0081.31 unplaced genomic scaffold, ASM1175060v1 chrUn_01, whole genome shotgun sequence genome, one interval contains:
- the LOC108607858 gene encoding uncharacterized protein LOC108607858 isoform X1, protein MEESDKSQQNMISNLPLLFANGYPTSLEKITESQLENFIPFMVQCSLGHINLPKKIDCSEPEWWPENAPFGIPLRKPKHFIGNWVEKMKEIVVICYQFHRSLFLLRFCNDLAAYEHASLRFINNYNSTTSLYDRRNNKLLVTFRNENMSYDRSQKSRKCLLLHKSKTDIQDDDTQYMMVEPPPFDIYLCDNCDAELYSKEAILEHEKICNIEEDVILCDSPEPDSKYDSKSENSELRNAFLLNFCLQTKESDHNLLHHMPRAHLNKDEIIMETSKRNRRFSARRNRAAPSLNRCSFIPISSPAGKKLVISLKQPITLEYISERQDRIDRFCYTPLILKANYKCKPFEKKFGQNVHCTYKKSHEASQHIYAFPRRQFSQRRDTTQNFLFLNSPLIKQCRPISVRLKKLSDSVGEQYSVSNSKLNIRLTRDTSLNSQWRISPSSEVVVDTIDLCSSDDDDQIVSSPKKGNSEVISCISLSKSNTVSKVRSNYSVQNDHLSSYSQLTDDNSLKPLQQSVYIFSNYKTNSVLNRFSESKVNNHNKPLKTTNTFSHSTNSQSFNQENCNLPKNMISVTDWCAHSAITENKDIMQSDSTITFDNLSVVQPFSSSSRIISIDLTS, encoded by the exons atGGAAGAATCTGACAAATCGCAGCAAAACATGATATCTAACCTACCTCTCCTGTTTGCAAATGGATATCCAACGTCTTTAGAAAAAATCACTGAATCACAGCTTGAAAATTTTATACCTTTTATGGTTCAGTGTTCTTTAGGACACATAAACTTACCCAAAAAAATAGACTGTAGTGAACCTGAATGGTGGCCTGAAAATGCGCCCTTTGGAATACCTTTGAGAAAgccaaaacattttattggg aattggGTGGAGAAAATGAAAGAGATTGTGGTTATTTGTTATCAATTTCATAGAAGTCTTTTCCTGTTGAGGTTTTGCAATGATCTAGCTGCATACGAACATGCAAGCCTAAGATTTATTAACAACTACAATTCAACAACATCTCTCTATGACAGaagaaataacaaactttTGGTTACATTCCGAAATGAGAACATG tCTTACGACCGCTCacaaaaaagcagaaaatgcTTGTTGctacataaaagcaaaacggATATACAGGATGATGATACGCAATACATGATGGTTGAGCCACCAccatttgatatttatttatgtgacaACTGTGATGCTGAATTATATTCCAAAGAAGCTATTTTG gAACACGAAAAAATATGTAACATAGAGGAAGATGTAATATTATGCGATTCTCCTGAACCAGATAGCAAATATGATTCGAAGAGCGAAAACTCGGAATTGCGTAATGCATTTCTTTTAAACTTCTGTCTACAGACAAAAGAGTCTGATCATAATTTGTTACATCATATGCCAAGAGCTCATTTAAACAAGGATGAAATAATAATGGAGACTTCAAAGAGAAACAGACGTTTTTCAGCACGAAGGAATCGTGCTGCTCCTTCCCTTAATAGATGCTCTTTCATCCCAATATCGTCTCCAGCTGGAAAAAAATTAGTGATATCATTAAAGCAGCCAATAACATTAGAATACATTTCTGAAAGACAAGATCGTATAGACCGATTTTGCTATACACCCCTAATATTAAAGgctaattataaatgtaaacCCTTTGAAAAAAAGTTTGGTCAAAACGTTCAttgcacatataaaaaatctCATGAAGCAAGCcaacatatatatgcttttCCACGTCGCCAATTTTCGCAAAGAAGGGACACAActcaaaactttttgtttttaaattcgcCTCTAATAAAACAGTGCCGTCCAATTTCAGTGAGGCTTAAAAAATTATCTGACAGTGTAGGTGAGCAATACTCTGTATCCAattcaaaactaaatataagaTTAACTCGCGATACTTCATTGAATTCTCAATGGAGAATTTCGCCATCATCAGAGGTTGTTGTTGACACAATTGATTTGTGTTCATCAGATGACGATGATCAAATAGTTTCGTCTCCAAAAAAAGGTAATTCTGAAGTAATTTCATGTATTTCTttatcaaaatcaaatacTGTCTCGAAAGTGCGATCAAATTATTCAGTTCAAAATGACCACTTATCCAGCTATTCACAGCTAACAGATGATAATTCTCTCAAACCTCTGCAGCAATCAGTATACATATTTTccaattataaaacaaattcagtGCTTAATAGATTCAGTGAGTCAAAAGTAAATAACCATAATAAACCATTAAAAACAACGAACACGTTTTCTCATTCAACTAATAGTCAGTCCTTTAATCAAGAGAATTGTAACTTGCCAAAGAATATGATATCCGTTACAGACTGGTGCGCTCACTCAGCGATTACAGAAAATAAGGATATCATGCAATCTGATAGCACTATTACATTCGATAACCTCTCAGTTGTTCAACCTTTCAGTTCTTCTAGTAGAATAATATCTATTGATCTAACATCTTAG
- the LOC108607858 gene encoding uncharacterized protein LOC108607858 isoform X2, producing MEESDKSQQNMISNLPLLFANGYPTSLEKITESQLENFIPFMVQCSLGHINLPKKIDCSEPEWWPENAPFGIPLRKPKHFIGNWVEKMKEIVVICYQFHRSLFLLRFCNDLAAYEHASLRFINNYNSTTSLYDRRNNKLLVTFRNENMEHEKICNIEEDVILCDSPEPDSKYDSKSENSELRNAFLLNFCLQTKESDHNLLHHMPRAHLNKDEIIMETSKRNRRFSARRNRAAPSLNRCSFIPISSPAGKKLVISLKQPITLEYISERQDRIDRFCYTPLILKANYKCKPFEKKFGQNVHCTYKKSHEASQHIYAFPRRQFSQRRDTTQNFLFLNSPLIKQCRPISVRLKKLSDSVGEQYSVSNSKLNIRLTRDTSLNSQWRISPSSEVVVDTIDLCSSDDDDQIVSSPKKGNSEVISCISLSKSNTVSKVRSNYSVQNDHLSSYSQLTDDNSLKPLQQSVYIFSNYKTNSVLNRFSESKVNNHNKPLKTTNTFSHSTNSQSFNQENCNLPKNMISVTDWCAHSAITENKDIMQSDSTITFDNLSVVQPFSSSSRIISIDLTS from the exons atGGAAGAATCTGACAAATCGCAGCAAAACATGATATCTAACCTACCTCTCCTGTTTGCAAATGGATATCCAACGTCTTTAGAAAAAATCACTGAATCACAGCTTGAAAATTTTATACCTTTTATGGTTCAGTGTTCTTTAGGACACATAAACTTACCCAAAAAAATAGACTGTAGTGAACCTGAATGGTGGCCTGAAAATGCGCCCTTTGGAATACCTTTGAGAAAgccaaaacattttattggg aattggGTGGAGAAAATGAAAGAGATTGTGGTTATTTGTTATCAATTTCATAGAAGTCTTTTCCTGTTGAGGTTTTGCAATGATCTAGCTGCATACGAACATGCAAGCCTAAGATTTATTAACAACTACAATTCAACAACATCTCTCTATGACAGaagaaataacaaactttTGGTTACATTCCGAAATGAGAACATG gAACACGAAAAAATATGTAACATAGAGGAAGATGTAATATTATGCGATTCTCCTGAACCAGATAGCAAATATGATTCGAAGAGCGAAAACTCGGAATTGCGTAATGCATTTCTTTTAAACTTCTGTCTACAGACAAAAGAGTCTGATCATAATTTGTTACATCATATGCCAAGAGCTCATTTAAACAAGGATGAAATAATAATGGAGACTTCAAAGAGAAACAGACGTTTTTCAGCACGAAGGAATCGTGCTGCTCCTTCCCTTAATAGATGCTCTTTCATCCCAATATCGTCTCCAGCTGGAAAAAAATTAGTGATATCATTAAAGCAGCCAATAACATTAGAATACATTTCTGAAAGACAAGATCGTATAGACCGATTTTGCTATACACCCCTAATATTAAAGgctaattataaatgtaaacCCTTTGAAAAAAAGTTTGGTCAAAACGTTCAttgcacatataaaaaatctCATGAAGCAAGCcaacatatatatgcttttCCACGTCGCCAATTTTCGCAAAGAAGGGACACAActcaaaactttttgtttttaaattcgcCTCTAATAAAACAGTGCCGTCCAATTTCAGTGAGGCTTAAAAAATTATCTGACAGTGTAGGTGAGCAATACTCTGTATCCAattcaaaactaaatataagaTTAACTCGCGATACTTCATTGAATTCTCAATGGAGAATTTCGCCATCATCAGAGGTTGTTGTTGACACAATTGATTTGTGTTCATCAGATGACGATGATCAAATAGTTTCGTCTCCAAAAAAAGGTAATTCTGAAGTAATTTCATGTATTTCTttatcaaaatcaaatacTGTCTCGAAAGTGCGATCAAATTATTCAGTTCAAAATGACCACTTATCCAGCTATTCACAGCTAACAGATGATAATTCTCTCAAACCTCTGCAGCAATCAGTATACATATTTTccaattataaaacaaattcagtGCTTAATAGATTCAGTGAGTCAAAAGTAAATAACCATAATAAACCATTAAAAACAACGAACACGTTTTCTCATTCAACTAATAGTCAGTCCTTTAATCAAGAGAATTGTAACTTGCCAAAGAATATGATATCCGTTACAGACTGGTGCGCTCACTCAGCGATTACAGAAAATAAGGATATCATGCAATCTGATAGCACTATTACATTCGATAACCTCTCAGTTGTTCAACCTTTCAGTTCTTCTAGTAGAATAATATCTATTGATCTAACATCTTAG